The Fortiea contorta PCC 7126 genome has a segment encoding these proteins:
- a CDS encoding type II toxin-antitoxin system HicB family antitoxin, whose protein sequence is MTLHYEIILYWSEEDQAFIAEVPELPGCAADGETYQQALQNVEIIMQEWIETAQELGRKIPEPRQRLISA, encoded by the coding sequence ATGACGCTTCATTATGAAATTATTCTCTACTGGAGTGAAGAAGACCAAGCATTTATCGCCGAGGTTCCAGAATTACCTGGATGCGCTGCTGATGGCGAAACTTATCAACAAGCACTGCAAAATGTAGAAATTATTATGCAGGAATGGATAGAAACTGCTCAAGAGTTAGGACGTAAAATTCCTGAACCGAGACAGCGTTTGATATCCGCCTAG